A genome region from Bombilactobacillus bombi includes the following:
- the comGA gene encoding competence type IV pilus ATPase ComGA produces MKPEQYVKRILDFACQRDVSDIFFLPQKDKMIIKMREIDGIHDYQLLEADFAVGVINYLKFTSDMDISEHRRPQAGARNFNFRDQVVNLRLSSLGNYSNKESLVIRLIYPLRQLTQNELNGQQWQDIMNQRGLILFSGPTGSGKTTAMYQLTKKYSQHKIVLAIEDPVEVIEPDFLQIQVNKRAQMSYADLIRTSLRHRPDILILGEIRDEESSEMAIRAALSGHLVISTVHARNKFAVIGRMMELGISQRELHSVLNCVIYQRLILQTTGIVKAYRDVLLEENLSQAIQIPQSNYSDWQTMLQIDYKKGLLDEQTYQRYKTG; encoded by the coding sequence ATGAAGCCAGAACAATATGTAAAAAGAATATTAGATTTTGCTTGTCAAAGAGATGTTTCCGATATTTTTTTCTTGCCTCAAAAAGATAAAATGATAATCAAAATGCGAGAAATTGATGGTATTCATGATTATCAGCTTTTAGAAGCCGATTTTGCGGTGGGAGTTATAAATTATTTGAAATTCACTTCTGATATGGATATTAGTGAGCATCGGCGTCCACAAGCAGGAGCGCGTAATTTTAATTTTCGAGATCAAGTAGTGAATTTACGTTTATCATCCTTAGGAAATTATTCCAATAAAGAGTCGCTTGTTATTCGCTTAATCTATCCCTTACGTCAACTCACACAAAATGAATTAAACGGACAACAGTGGCAAGATATTATGAATCAAAGAGGGCTAATTTTATTTAGCGGGCCAACAGGATCAGGAAAGACAACGGCTATGTATCAATTAACAAAAAAATATAGCCAACACAAAATTGTTTTAGCAATTGAAGATCCAGTAGAGGTTATTGAACCCGATTTTTTACAAATTCAAGTCAATAAACGTGCACAAATGAGTTACGCAGATTTGATTAGAACATCTTTGCGTCATCGCCCAGATATTTTGATTTTAGGAGAAATACGAGATGAAGAAAGTAGTGAAATGGCAATTCGAGCTGCCTTGAGTGGGCATCTGGTTATTTCAACAGTTCATGCGCGTAATAAATTTGCCGTCATTGGGCGCATGATGGAATTAGGTATTAGTCAACGAGAATTACATTCTGTTTTAAATTGTGTTATTTATCAACGTTTAATTCTTCAAACTACAGGTATCGTAAAGGCTTATCGCGACGTTTTATTAGAAGAAAATTTAAGCCAAGCGATTCAAATTCCGCAAAGTAATTATTCTGATTGGCAAACAATGTTACAAATCGATTATAAAAAGGGATTACTAGATGAACAAACGTATCAAAGATATAAAACCGGTTAA